Proteins encoded by one window of Polaribacter haliotis:
- a CDS encoding TIGR00730 family Rossman fold protein: MNKVVVFCGSSLGFNPIYKESAIELGNYFAENNISLVFGGGKVGMMGVLADTILAKNGEVIGVIPSLLHKEEVIHIGVKNMTVCKTMSERKVIMSKLVDGYITLPGGFGTLDELFEALTLSQLQIEQKPVGLLNVNGFFDAILLQLNKMVQEGYLKQANRNMLIVGTSVTELMQKMTNYKAPEIVHIINKVVK; this comes from the coding sequence TTGAATAAAGTTGTTGTTTTTTGTGGCTCAAGTTTGGGTTTTAATCCTATTTATAAAGAAAGTGCGATTGAACTGGGAAATTATTTTGCGGAAAATAATATCAGTTTAGTTTTTGGCGGTGGAAAAGTAGGAATGATGGGTGTTCTAGCAGACACCATTTTAGCTAAAAACGGTGAAGTTATTGGCGTAATTCCGAGCTTATTACACAAAGAAGAAGTAATTCATATTGGTGTAAAAAACATGACCGTTTGCAAAACCATGAGCGAACGCAAAGTAATTATGAGCAAATTAGTTGATGGTTATATTACACTTCCTGGAGGTTTTGGAACTTTAGATGAACTCTTCGAAGCACTAACTTTAAGTCAATTACAAATTGAACAAAAACCAGTTGGATTGCTAAATGTAAATGGTTTTTTTGATGCCATTTTATTGCAATTAAATAAAATGGTTCAAGAAGGATATCTCAAACAAGCAAATAGAAATATGTTAATCGTTGGCACTTCTGTAACTGAATTAATGCAGAAAATGACCAATTACAAAGCACCGGAAATAGTACATATTATTAACAAAGTTGTAAAGTAA
- a CDS encoding DUF1599 domain-containing protein: MQDTSKQYDAVIDECRSLFIKKMSDYGSAWRILRLPSLTDQIFIKAQRIRQLQENEVRKVDEGEKSEFIGIINYSIMALIQLENGVVENPDLNTEQATVLYDKHSKITKDLMLNKNHDYGEAWREMRVSSLTDLILQKLLRVKQIEDNKGKTLVSEGIDANYQDMINYAVFAMIHMGA; this comes from the coding sequence ATGCAAGATACTTCAAAACAATACGATGCTGTAATAGATGAATGTAGAAGTTTGTTCATCAAAAAAATGAGCGATTACGGTTCTGCTTGGCGAATTTTACGTTTGCCTTCTTTAACGGATCAAATTTTTATAAAAGCTCAAAGAATTCGTCAATTACAAGAAAATGAGGTAAGAAAAGTAGATGAAGGAGAGAAATCTGAATTTATCGGAATTATAAATTACTCGATAATGGCTTTGATTCAGTTAGAAAATGGTGTTGTTGAAAATCCTGATTTAAATACAGAACAAGCAACAGTTTTATATGATAAACACAGTAAAATTACCAAAGATTTAATGTTGAATAAAAACCACGATTATGGTGAAGCTTGGCGTGAAATGCGTGTTTCGAGTTTAACAGATTTAATTTTGCAAAAATTATTAAGAGTAAAACAAATCGAAGATAATAAAGGTAAAACGTTGGTTTCTGAAGGAATTGATGCGAATTATCAAGATATGATTAATTATGCTGTTTTTGCGATGATTCATATGGGTGCTTAA
- the folP gene encoding dihydropteroate synthase has product MTINCKGTLFDLSSPKVMGILNITPDSFFDGGKYKNEVEILNQTEKMLLGGATFIDVGAYSSRPGAIHISEEQELQRIIPVINLLVKNFPEIVISVDTFRSKIAKETVENGVAIVNDISGGKMDDKMFETIAKLQVPYILMHMLGTPQNMQKDPIYKDVTQEIISFFAEQIHKLHQLKLNDIIIDVGFGFGKTVAHNFEILKNLDLFKSLDAPILAGISRKSMLYKTLDISAQEALNATTSANTIALLNGANILRVHDVKEAVEAVKIVNQVSF; this is encoded by the coding sequence ATGACCATAAATTGCAAGGGAACTTTATTCGATTTATCATCACCAAAAGTGATGGGAATTTTAAATATTACGCCAGATTCCTTCTTTGATGGTGGCAAATATAAAAATGAAGTAGAAATTCTAAATCAGACAGAAAAAATGCTTTTGGGAGGTGCGACTTTTATAGATGTTGGTGCCTATTCTTCTAGACCTGGAGCAATTCATATTTCCGAAGAACAAGAATTACAAAGAATTATTCCTGTAATTAATTTATTGGTTAAGAATTTCCCTGAAATTGTTATTTCTGTAGATACTTTTAGAAGCAAAATTGCCAAAGAAACTGTAGAAAATGGTGTTGCAATTGTAAACGATATTTCTGGTGGAAAAATGGATGATAAAATGTTTGAAACCATAGCAAAACTTCAGGTTCCATATATTTTAATGCACATGTTGGGTACTCCTCAAAACATGCAAAAAGATCCAATTTATAAAGATGTAACTCAAGAAATTATTTCTTTTTTTGCAGAACAAATTCATAAATTACACCAACTAAAACTAAATGATATTATTATAGATGTCGGTTTTGGTTTTGGGAAAACTGTTGCTCATAATTTTGAAATTTTGAAGAATTTAGACCTTTTTAAAAGTTTAGATGCACCAATTTTAGCCGGAATTTCACGTAAATCAATGTTGTATAAAACATTAGATATTTCTGCACAAGAAGCTCTAAATGCCACCACTTCTGCAAATACAATTGCACTTTTAAATGGCGCAAATATTTTACGCGTTCACGATGTAAAAGAAGCTGTTGAAGCTGTAAAAATTGTAAATCAGGTTTCTTTTTAG
- a CDS encoding BT_3928 family protein — protein sequence MKILVQISRILVGALFIFSGFVKLVDPIGSQYKFQEYFSESVLNMEFLIPYALPFAVMLIVAEILLGVMILIGYKPKFTVWSLLILTLIFLFLTWYSAFYNKVTDCGCFGDAIKLTPWETFYKNVILIVLILLLLIKVEYIKPIFKGKIPKIITFLSLGVFLFIVQHVLTHLPIIDFRAYAVGKDLKEGMKYPEDGSIPPVHDFMLEDAQQDLAPILLEKEKVMLIAVYNLDKADKSGFPAIKEIAEKAIAKGYTVYGASASFTDDLLLVQKKYNLPFEFLFCDETTIKTMIRANPGVIILDKGTVTQKKNWVDVDDLEL from the coding sequence ATGAAAATATTAGTCCAAATTTCTAGAATATTAGTAGGAGCCTTATTTATATTTTCAGGCTTTGTAAAATTGGTAGATCCTATTGGTTCTCAATACAAGTTTCAAGAATACTTTTCTGAAAGCGTTTTAAATATGGAATTTTTAATTCCTTATGCATTACCATTTGCAGTAATGTTGATTGTTGCAGAAATTCTTTTGGGAGTCATGATTTTAATTGGTTACAAACCAAAATTTACAGTTTGGAGTTTGCTAATTCTTACGTTGATTTTCTTATTTTTAACTTGGTATTCAGCTTTTTATAACAAAGTAACAGATTGTGGTTGTTTTGGAGATGCAATTAAATTAACGCCTTGGGAAACCTTTTATAAAAACGTAATTTTAATCGTTTTAATCCTTTTATTATTGATAAAGGTTGAATACATCAAACCAATTTTTAAAGGTAAAATTCCAAAAATAATTACATTTTTGTCTTTAGGAGTTTTCTTATTTATTGTACAACATGTATTAACACATTTGCCAATTATCGACTTTAGAGCGTATGCTGTTGGAAAAGATTTAAAAGAAGGAATGAAGTATCCAGAAGATGGAAGTATTCCTCCAGTGCACGATTTTATGTTGGAAGATGCACAGCAAGATTTAGCACCAATTTTATTGGAAAAAGAAAAAGTAATGTTAATCGCTGTTTATAATTTAGACAAAGCAGACAAAAGTGGTTTTCCTGCAATTAAAGAAATTGCAGAAAAAGCAATCGCAAAAGGATATACAGTTTATGGAGCATCTGCTTCTTTTACAGACGATTTATTATTAGTGCAAAAAAAGTATAATTTGCCTTTCGAGTTTTTGTTTTGTGATGAAACAACCATAAAAACAATGATTAGAGCAAACCCTGGAGTCATAATTTTAGACAAAGGAACCGTTACTCAAAAGAAAAATTGGGTAGATGTAGATGATTTAGAATTGTAA
- a CDS encoding ExbD/TolR family protein, giving the protein MSRKQSPEINAGSMADIAFLLLIFFLVTTTMNVDAGISRKIPPKEEIPSDILVNERNILEVNINKNNDIFADGKTIQMNELKQIAIDFIDNGGGLDINKKSCDWCEGSKIKTSSDHPTKAIISIKTDRTTNYETYISTLDILNSAYSHLRNKLSVKLYNRNYNSLLEDFKKSNNNDKNLQDKIKLIREKYPLLLSDAEINN; this is encoded by the coding sequence ATGAGTAGAAAACAATCTCCAGAAATTAATGCTGGCTCTATGGCAGACATCGCATTTTTATTATTAATCTTTTTCTTGGTTACCACAACTATGAATGTAGATGCAGGAATTTCAAGAAAAATTCCTCCGAAAGAAGAGATTCCATCGGATATTTTGGTAAACGAAAGAAACATTTTAGAAGTAAACATCAACAAAAACAACGATATTTTTGCTGATGGAAAAACAATTCAAATGAATGAATTAAAACAAATTGCCATCGATTTTATAGACAATGGTGGTGGATTAGATATCAACAAAAAAAGTTGCGATTGGTGTGAAGGTTCGAAAATAAAAACATCTTCAGATCATCCAACAAAGGCAATTATTTCAATAAAAACAGACAGAACAACAAATTACGAAACTTATATTTCAACTTTAGATATTTTAAATTCTGCGTATTCACATTTAAGAAATAAATTATCGGTAAAACTGTATAATAGAAATTATAATAGTTTATTAGAAGATTTTAAGAAATCGAATAACAACGATAAAAATCTTCAAGATAAAATAAAACTGATTCGCGAAAAATATCCTTTATTATTATCTGATGCAGAAATAAATAATTGA